From the genome of Carcharodon carcharias isolate sCarCar2 chromosome 34, sCarCar2.pri, whole genome shotgun sequence, one region includes:
- the LOC121272634 gene encoding synaptosomal-associated protein 25 isoform X2 yields MYLQGSLTIKSKDAGIRTLVMLDEQGEQLERIEEGMDQINKDMKEAEKNLSDLGKCCGLCSCPCNKLKNFEAGGAYKKVWGNNQDGVVASQPARVMDDREQMAMSGGYIRRVTEDARENEMEENLDQVGSIIGNLRHMALDMSNEIGSQNAQIDRIVVKGDMNKARIDEANKHATKML; encoded by the exons agcaaagaTGCTGGGATCAGGACTCTTGTCATGTTGGATGAACAAGGAG AGCAACTGGAGAGGATTGAAGAGGGAATGGATCAAATCAATAAGGACATGAAAGAAGCAGAAAAAAATCTGTCGGATCTGGGCAAATGCTGTGGTCTTTGTTCCTGCCCCTGCAATAA GTTAAAGAACTTTGAGGCAGGAGGAGCCTACAAGAAGGTGTGGGGGAATAACCAGGACGGTGTAGTGGCCAGCCAGCCGGCCAGAGTGATGGATGATCGGGAACAGATGGCGATGAGCGGTGGATACATCCGAAG AGTCACAGAAGATGCTCGGGAAAATGAGATGGAAGAAAACCTGGATCAGGTGGGCAGTATCATTGGAAACTTGCGACATATGGCGCTTGACATGAGCAATGAGATTGGCTCCCAGAACGCCCAGATTGACCGGATTGTGGTTAAG GGTGATATGAACAAAGCCCGCATTGATGAAGCCAATAAGCATGCCACCAAGATGCTGTGA